A portion of the Rhodanobacter sp. AS-Z3 genome contains these proteins:
- a CDS encoding SLC13 family permease, with translation MNTRAWQTSLREEWLLWLFTALAVALALLDPQPLDNYRRWLQLPTLAGLTGLLIAIQGIRDSGLVQHAAVLVVARAHSLRSLGLLLVSATALLSMVLTNDVSLFLIVPLTLAIGRVSNLPVLRMVVLEALAVNAGSTLSPIGNPQNLLLWQHSHLSFLHFTAAMLPAAGVMLVLVVAFTWLWLPRDRVALSSERIDGAVISARLGTWSIAALIGMVLLMEFDQAPLGALLLLALFVLRARSSLLRIDWLLLATFAAIFLGLGHFAELPWIQQALGRLHFQQPLTLYASGIIAAQLISNVPATVLLLERAPDTIALAVAVNVGGFGMAIGSLANLIALRLAQQPHGLRLLHRVSVPFLLICAPLVYLVWRWLS, from the coding sequence ATGAACACACGTGCATGGCAAACGAGTCTTCGTGAGGAATGGCTGCTGTGGTTGTTCACGGCGCTGGCGGTCGCCTTGGCGCTGCTCGATCCGCAACCGCTAGACAACTATCGACGCTGGCTGCAGTTGCCGACACTGGCCGGCTTGACCGGACTGCTGATCGCGATACAGGGCATTCGTGACAGCGGGCTGGTGCAACATGCGGCCGTGCTCGTGGTGGCACGTGCACATTCGCTGCGCAGCCTGGGCTTGTTGCTGGTATCGGCGACAGCGTTGCTGTCGATGGTGCTGACCAATGACGTGAGCCTGTTCCTGATCGTGCCGCTGACGCTGGCGATCGGTCGCGTATCCAACTTGCCGGTGCTGCGCATGGTGGTGCTGGAAGCGCTGGCAGTGAATGCCGGCTCCACGCTCAGTCCGATCGGCAATCCACAGAACCTGTTGCTGTGGCAGCACTCGCATCTTTCGTTCCTGCACTTCACGGCGGCGATGCTGCCGGCAGCTGGCGTGATGCTGGTGCTGGTTGTCGCGTTCACCTGGCTGTGGCTTCCGCGCGACCGCGTCGCGCTGTCGTCGGAACGGATCGACGGCGCGGTGATATCCGCACGACTCGGCACGTGGTCGATCGCTGCGCTGATCGGCATGGTGTTGTTGATGGAATTCGATCAGGCGCCGCTGGGGGCGCTGTTGCTGCTCGCGCTGTTTGTACTGCGCGCACGTTCGAGCCTGCTGCGGATCGATTGGCTGCTGCTGGCCACGTTTGCCGCGATCTTTCTTGGCCTGGGCCATTTTGCCGAGCTGCCCTGGATACAGCAGGCGTTGGGACGGCTCCACTTCCAGCAGCCATTGACCTTGTATGCCAGCGGCATCATCGCCGCACAACTGATCAGCAATGTGCCGGCCACGGTGTTGTTGCTGGAGCGCGCGCCGGACACCATCGCACTGGCAGTTGCGGTGAACGTGGGCGGCTTTGGCATGGCGATCGGTTCACTGGCGAACCTGATCGCGCTGCGTCTGGCGCAGCAGCCGCACGGACTGCGACTGCTGCACCGGGTGTCGGTACCGTTCCTGCTGATCTGCGCACCACTGGTCTATCTTGTCTGGCGCTGGCTGAGCTGA